One Candidatus Thermodiscus eudorianus DNA segment encodes these proteins:
- a CDS encoding shikimate dehydrogenase: protein MEAAGRGMGYYLIGHPVGHSLSPAIYNGYFRLARIPGSYDVMDVPHRGLLPRAVELLRKTSGGFNVTIPYKTDIIGLLDRVEGEALEIGAANTVVVEGARLRGYNTDLTGFMKALLAGGGSKDYSRAFLIGAGGAARAVAYGLTGMVDHLVIVSRSGRSARRLAYKAREWGVPDATGGRLDDLVRYAEGSDLVVNASPVGLRDPEASPLPPRYVPSGATVMDLVYNPLRTRLLRIAEEKGCRVIDGLWMLVYQASENLRLWLGESVDPRLLRSLALEAMG from the coding sequence GTGGAGGCGGCTGGGCGTGGCATGGGCTACTACCTCATAGGCCACCCGGTGGGCCACAGCCTCAGCCCAGCCATCTACAACGGGTACTTCAGGCTAGCCAGGATCCCGGGCTCCTACGATGTGATGGATGTGCCCCACAGGGGGCTCTTGCCCAGGGCCGTGGAGTTGCTGAGGAAGACGAGCGGCGGGTTCAACGTCACCATACCATACAAGACCGATATAATCGGCCTCCTAGACCGGGTCGAGGGGGAGGCCCTGGAGATAGGGGCCGCCAACACTGTCGTGGTAGAAGGGGCCAGGCTCAGGGGATATAATACGGATTTGACCGGCTTCATGAAGGCCCTCCTGGCCGGTGGAGGCTCTAAGGACTACTCTCGGGCCTTCCTGATTGGTGCTGGCGGGGCCGCCAGGGCAGTCGCCTACGGGCTCACCGGCATGGTGGACCACCTGGTGATCGTCAGCCGAAGTGGACGGTCGGCTAGGAGGCTAGCCTACAAGGCGAGAGAGTGGGGAGTCCCCGATGCAACGGGCGGCAGGCTAGACGACCTAGTCAGATACGCCGAGGGCTCCGACCTGGTGGTCAACGCGTCCCCCGTCGGGTTGAGGGACCCCGAGGCATCCCCCCTCCCCCCACGCTACGTCCCAAGCGGCGCGACTGTCATGGACCTAGTCTACAACCCCCTCCGGACGAGGCTCCTCAGGATAGCCGAGGAGAAGGGCTGTAGGGTTATCGACGGGCTCTGGATGCTGGTCTACCAGGCCAGCGAGAACCTCAGACTATGGCTCGGGGAAAGCGTTGATCCACGGCTCCTCAGGAGCCTGGCACTGGAGGCGATGGGTTGA
- a CDS encoding type I 3-dehydroquinate dehydratase, whose protein sequence is MGEEGVLHRIAAVVAGPSIDSIVEAALETPAGIVELRLDTVEDDLEAVIERVGRAILRLRGTGKRVIVTIRDSVEGGGFEGPPWVKEGILRGLAVYRPDYIDVELRNPLAGRITGSLLEQGIGVIASFHELEGPMGLGEIERVLGSVRRLARSERVPRGGLIAKVVYRCRDPLDGIPSMLAVAREGGGLVSFGLGGECGYTRLLAPLLGAPFTYAHASGKPLAPGQYSVSEVLELWRRLGVAWATTS, encoded by the coding sequence TTGGGTGAGGAGGGCGTCCTCCATAGGATAGCGGCCGTCGTAGCGGGGCCAAGCATAGACTCGATCGTCGAGGCCGCCTTGGAGACCCCCGCCGGGATAGTGGAGCTCAGGCTGGACACGGTAGAGGACGATCTCGAAGCCGTGATAGAGAGGGTGGGCCGCGCCATACTCCGCCTGAGAGGGACGGGTAAGAGGGTGATCGTGACGATAAGAGACTCGGTGGAGGGCGGGGGATTCGAGGGGCCCCCATGGGTGAAGGAGGGGATCCTCAGAGGCCTCGCAGTGTACAGGCCGGACTACATAGACGTGGAGCTACGCAACCCCCTGGCCGGGAGGATAACGGGGTCCCTCCTAGAGCAGGGGATCGGCGTCATCGCCTCGTTCCACGAGCTGGAAGGCCCCATGGGGCTTGGGGAGATCGAGAGGGTGCTCGGATCGGTGAGGCGCCTAGCCCGGTCGGAGAGGGTCCCTCGCGGAGGCTTGATAGCGAAGGTAGTCTACAGGTGTAGGGACCCCCTGGACGGCATCCCCTCCATGCTGGCCGTAGCCAGGGAGGGAGGCGGTCTGGTCTCGTTTGGGCTCGGTGGCGAGTGCGGCTATACGAGGCTCCTAGCCCCGCTCCTCGGGGCGCCATTCACATACGCCCACGCCTCGGGGAAGCCCCTGGCCCCAGGCCAGTATAGTGTCTCGGAGGTGTTGGAGCTGTGGAGGCGGCTGGGCGTGGCATGGGCTACTACCTCATAG